The proteins below are encoded in one region of Belonocnema kinseyi isolate 2016_QV_RU_SX_M_011 chromosome 1, B_treatae_v1, whole genome shotgun sequence:
- the LOC117178852 gene encoding uncharacterized protein LOC117178852 isoform X1, producing the protein MSGIRIRIEEASNDGYEDLSPDIEATMAATTEAANLPSWHIPRPSLVGRSERDSENGSWAHHHLHPNSPSRGSTSSQGSTASTHSAASGTLLLTAANLANLATMHPPTVTAPKQVDTASVASSTHFTVVNGLGRPPKVYRKSWCARNKLTVLVCTTSFLFMIGLLAGILLMEMRARSRYN; encoded by the exons ATGTCTGGGATCCGCATCAGGATTGAGGAAGCTTCCAACGACGGATACGAGGATCTTTCCCCTGAC ATCGAGGCGACGATGGCCGCAACGACAGAGGCAGCGAACCTTCCTTCTTGGCACATTCCGAGGCCGTCCTTGGTTGGACGTAGCGAGAGAGACAGCGAGAATGGAAGCTGGGCTCATCATCATTTGCATCCAAACTCACCATCCAGAGGGTCGACGTCCTCACAAGGTTCCACAGCCAGCACGCAT AGTGCAGCTTCAGGTACCCTTCTTTTGACGGCAGCCAATCTAGCAAATCTCGCCACAATGCACCCGCCAACGGTGACAGCGCCGAAGCAAGTAGACACAGCATCAGTTGCGAGCAGTACGCATTTCACGGTCGTCAATGGATTAGGCAGACCACCTAAGGTGTATCGAAAATCTTGGTGTGCAAGAAATAAACTCACAGTACTCGTCTGCACGACGAGTTTCCTATTTATGATTGGCCTACTCGCCGGAATTCTCTTAATGGAGA TGCGAGCCCGAAGTAGGTACAACTAA
- the LOC117178852 gene encoding uncharacterized protein LOC117178852 isoform X2 has translation MAATTEAANLPSWHIPRPSLVGRSERDSENGSWAHHHLHPNSPSRGSTSSQGSTASTHSAASGTLLLTAANLANLATMHPPTVTAPKQVDTASVASSTHFTVVNGLGRPPKVYRKSWCARNKLTVLVCTTSFLFMIGLLAGILLMEMRARSRYN, from the exons ATGGCCGCAACGACAGAGGCAGCGAACCTTCCTTCTTGGCACATTCCGAGGCCGTCCTTGGTTGGACGTAGCGAGAGAGACAGCGAGAATGGAAGCTGGGCTCATCATCATTTGCATCCAAACTCACCATCCAGAGGGTCGACGTCCTCACAAGGTTCCACAGCCAGCACGCAT AGTGCAGCTTCAGGTACCCTTCTTTTGACGGCAGCCAATCTAGCAAATCTCGCCACAATGCACCCGCCAACGGTGACAGCGCCGAAGCAAGTAGACACAGCATCAGTTGCGAGCAGTACGCATTTCACGGTCGTCAATGGATTAGGCAGACCACCTAAGGTGTATCGAAAATCTTGGTGTGCAAGAAATAAACTCACAGTACTCGTCTGCACGACGAGTTTCCTATTTATGATTGGCCTACTCGCCGGAATTCTCTTAATGGAGA TGCGAGCCCGAAGTAGGTACAACTAA